CGCCCTGGAAGTCGGCGATCGGCTTGCCGAACTGCTTGCGCTCCTGCACGTAGCCCTTGGCGTAGTCGAGCGCGCCCTGGGCGACACCGAGGGCCTGGGCCGCGATGGTGATGCGGGTGTGGTCCAGGGTCTTCATGGCGGTGGCGAAGCCGGTGCCCTCGGCGCCGATCATGCGGTCGGCGGGGATGCGGACGTTGTCGAGGTAGACCTCGCGGGTCGGGGAGCCCTTGATACCGAGCTTCTTCTCGGGTGCGCCGAAGGAGACGCCCTCGTCGCTCTTCTCGACCACGAAGGCGGAGATGCCCTTGGAGCGCTTCTCGGGATCGGTGACGGCCATCACCGTGTAGTACTCGGAGACGCCGGCGTTGGTGATCCAGCGCTTCACACCGTTGAGGACGTAGTGGTCTCCGTCGCGGACGGCCCGGGTCTTCATTCCGGCGGCGTCGGAGCCCGCGTCCGGCTCGGAGAGGCAGTACGAGAACATCGCGTCGCCCTTGGCGAGCGGGGCCATGTACTTCTTCTTCAGCTCCTCGGAGCCGGAGAGGATCACCGGCAGCGAGCCGAGCTTGTTGACAGCGGGAATGAGGGAGGAGGAGACGCACACGCGGGCGACCTCCTCGATGACGATCACGGTGGCAAGCGCGTCGGCACCGGCGCCGCCGTACTCCTCGGGGACGTGGACGGCGTGCAGGTCGGAGGCGACGAGCGCGTCGAGGGCCTCCTGCGGGAAGCGGGCCTCCTCGTCCACCGCCGCCGCGAAGGGGGCGATCTTCGCCTCGGCGAGCGAACGTACCGTCTCGCGGAGCATGTCGTGCTCCTCGGACGGGCGGTACAGGTCGAAGTCAGACACGGTGCTTGTCTCCCTCAGGCGCCTAGGTCTGTCGCTCCCCAGCCGCTGCTAATTACCGTTAAGTAACACAAATTCTAGTGGTCGTCGCGGTCCGGGCGTACGTGAGCTATCTGACAACGGGAAAATGCCCTCGCCCCGGCACGACTATGCTCGGGCCGGATCTCCCCCCGCACCCTTCAGGAGCACCGAATGGCCCTCAAGATCACCGTGATCGGCACCGGATATCTCGGCGCCACGCATGCGGCGGCCATGGCGGAGCTGGGCTTCGAGGTGCTCGGCCTCGATGTCGTGCCCGAGAAGATCGAGATGCTCGCGGCCGGCCGGGTCCCGATGTACGAACCCGGCCTCGAGGAACTTCTGGCGAAGCATGTCGCGGGCATCGAGGGATCGACCGGGCGACTGCGGTTCACCACTTCCTGGGACGAGCTGGCGGAATTCCGCGGCGATGTGCACTTCGTCTGTGTGAACACTCCGCAGAAGCACGGTGAGTACGCCTGCGACATGTCCTACGTCGACGCCGCGTTCCACGCCCTCGCACCCCGTGTCACGGGCGGCTCCCTGATCGTGGGCAAGTCGACCGTGCCGGTCGGCTCCGCCGAGCGGCTCGGCCTGCTGCTCACCGAGCGGGCGCCGGATGACGTGGAGCTGGCATGGAACCCGGAGTTCCTGCGCGAGGGTTTCGCCGTGCGCGACACCCTGCACCCGGACCGGATCGTCGCTGGTGTGCGGAGCGAGCGCGCCGAGAAGCTGCTGCGCGAGGTGTATGCGACCCCGATCGCCGAGGGCTCGCCGTTCGTCGTGACGGACTTCCCGACGGCGGAGCTGGTGAAGACCTCGGCGAATTCCTTCCTGGCCACCAAGATCTCCTTCATCAACGCCATGGCCGAGGTCTGCGAGGCCGCGGGCGGCGACGTGGCGAAGCTCGCGGAGGCGATCGGCCATGACGAGCGGATCGGCGCCAAGTTCCTGCGGGCGGGCATCGGCTTCGGCGGCGGCTGCCTGCCGAAGGACATCCGCGCCTTCATGGCCCGTGCCGGAGAGCTGGGGGCCGACCAGGCGCTGACCTTCCTGCGCGAGGTCGACTCGATCAACATGCGGCGCCGCGGGCACATGGTGGAGCTGGCCAGGGAGGCCGTGGGCGGTGACTCGTTCCTCGGAAAACGGGTCGCGGTGCTCGGCGCGACGTTCAAGCCGGACTCGGACGACGTACGCGACTCACCGGCGCTGAACGTGGCCGGGCAGATCCACCTCCAGGGCGGCCAGGTCACCGTGTACGACCCGAAGGGCATGGCCAACGCGCGGCTGCTGTTCCCCACGCTCGGCTACGC
This DNA window, taken from Streptomyces sp. SCSIO 30461, encodes the following:
- a CDS encoding UDP-glucose/GDP-mannose dehydrogenase family protein; this translates as MALKITVIGTGYLGATHAAAMAELGFEVLGLDVVPEKIEMLAAGRVPMYEPGLEELLAKHVAGIEGSTGRLRFTTSWDELAEFRGDVHFVCVNTPQKHGEYACDMSYVDAAFHALAPRVTGGSLIVGKSTVPVGSAERLGLLLTERAPDDVELAWNPEFLREGFAVRDTLHPDRIVAGVRSERAEKLLREVYATPIAEGSPFVVTDFPTAELVKTSANSFLATKISFINAMAEVCEAAGGDVAKLAEAIGHDERIGAKFLRAGIGFGGGCLPKDIRAFMARAGELGADQALTFLREVDSINMRRRGHMVELAREAVGGDSFLGKRVAVLGATFKPDSDDVRDSPALNVAGQIHLQGGQVTVYDPKGMANARLLFPTLGYADSALEAVRGADVVLHLTEWREFRELDPAELGGAVSRRIVLDGRNALDGAKWREAGWTYRAMGRPRA
- a CDS encoding acyl-CoA dehydrogenase; this translates as MSDFDLYRPSEEHDMLRETVRSLAEAKIAPFAAAVDEEARFPQEALDALVASDLHAVHVPEEYGGAGADALATVIVIEEVARVCVSSSLIPAVNKLGSLPVILSGSEELKKKYMAPLAKGDAMFSYCLSEPDAGSDAAGMKTRAVRDGDHYVLNGVKRWITNAGVSEYYTVMAVTDPEKRSKGISAFVVEKSDEGVSFGAPEKKLGIKGSPTREVYLDNVRIPADRMIGAEGTGFATAMKTLDHTRITIAAQALGVAQGALDYAKGYVQERKQFGKPIADFQGVQFMLADMAMKIEAARQLTYSAAAKSERVDGDLTFFGAAAKCFASDVAMEVTTDAVQLLGGYGYTRDYPVERMMRDAKITQIYEGTNQVQRIVMARNLP